A part of Streptomyces sp. NBC_00557 genomic DNA contains:
- a CDS encoding polysaccharide deacetylase family protein: protein MPSRPASPSGSANTFGQLPSAPAGSDALVGHGVEGSGRSVALTFDDGPDPRWTPQVLALLAQHHAKATFCEIGPLAQRYPYLTKAIVADGDRLCDHSVHHDEQQDRKSVEYNIHEIVDAKREITNAAGNDLKLMYYRAPGGDWSPTIRGIAGANHLQPLGWSDDANDWRRPGVDGILRNINQDLRPGAIILMHDGGGDRSQTVQALARLLNQLDTQGYGYGFPA, encoded by the coding sequence GTGCCGTCCAGGCCCGCTTCGCCATCGGGCTCGGCGAACACCTTCGGGCAACTGCCGAGCGCTCCGGCGGGCTCCGACGCGCTGGTCGGCCACGGGGTGGAAGGCAGCGGCAGGTCCGTAGCGCTCACCTTCGACGACGGCCCAGACCCGCGGTGGACCCCGCAGGTACTCGCCCTCCTCGCTCAGCACCACGCCAAGGCCACCTTCTGCGAGATCGGGCCGCTCGCCCAGCGCTACCCGTACCTGACCAAGGCGATCGTCGCGGACGGGGACCGGCTGTGCGACCACTCGGTCCATCATGACGAGCAGCAGGACCGCAAGTCGGTCGAGTACAACATCCACGAGATCGTCGACGCCAAGCGCGAGATAACAAACGCCGCGGGAAACGACCTGAAGCTGATGTACTACCGGGCACCCGGCGGCGACTGGAGCCCGACGATCCGGGGGATAGCCGGCGCCAACCACCTGCAGCCGCTCGGCTGGAGCGACGACGCCAACGACTGGCGGCGCCCGGGTGTGGACGGCATCCTGCGCAACATCAACCAGGACTTGCGACCCGGCGCGATCATCTTGATGCACGACGGCGGAGGTGACCGTTCGCAGACGGTGCAGGCGCTCGCCCGTCTCCTCAACCAGCTGGACACTCAGGGCTACGGCTACGGCTTCCCGGCCTGA